A stretch of Vicinamibacteria bacterium DNA encodes these proteins:
- a CDS encoding ferritin-like domain-containing protein, translating to MTQYHEPFEELSDHDRNLHRALTSFKEEIEAIDWYHQRVVCCKDEQLRAILAHNRDEEIEHACMVLEWLRRNMPGWSEQLRTYLFTEAPVLEVEEAMESRSESSTPSRDLAIGSLKGAE from the coding sequence ATGACCCAGTACCACGAACCTTTCGAAGAACTTTCGGATCACGACCGAAACCTCCACCGTGCGCTCACGAGCTTCAAAGAAGAGATCGAAGCAATCGATTGGTATCACCAGAGAGTCGTCTGCTGCAAGGACGAGCAGCTTCGGGCGATCTTGGCGCACAATCGGGATGAGGAGATCGAGCACGCTTGCATGGTCCTCGAGTGGCTGCGACGGAACATGCCGGGTTGGAGCGAGCAGTTGCGGACTTACCTGTTCACCGAAGCACCCGTCCTCGAGGTCGAGGAGGCCATGGAGTCGAGATCCGAATCTTCCACCCCCTCGAGGGATCTC